Proteins co-encoded in one Desulfitobacterium hafniense DCB-2 genomic window:
- a CDS encoding Ger(x)C family spore germination protein, producing MNKLIKLTALALCLPLLWGCWDSTDIQQENIHIAEVIDYQDGEYHFYGEVADLGGQSRKGGTGGQGNLNFSIIKASGETYTQARDDLNRKSSRPVYLGALKVLIFTDRLAFQDVEEYLNRSRTQRNTRKSLKIITSADEPEDLLKAELDNASSVGLAIDNIQDNLMKEGSSFFVDIGDLLEALAVKKVGFLIPAMGVVDSHITLTGYTVFENGKKVGFIPQDQRRGVVFFLNPHGSFHYEVILNSNRYELDVTLNNKKITTTYADEELMIQIQMGFKAVLNYASTAQPATIGDREALQRLLEEAVLQDIVQALDTSQKEYALDYLGIYRYFRAQHNSTFKTIDWKQAYSDAASEVTTEVTLVRSELPQEP from the coding sequence CTGAATAAGCTCATAAAATTAACCGCTCTTGCCCTCTGCCTGCCGCTGCTGTGGGGCTGCTGGGATTCGACCGATATCCAGCAGGAGAATATTCACATCGCAGAAGTGATCGATTATCAGGATGGAGAGTACCATTTCTATGGGGAAGTCGCCGATCTGGGCGGTCAGTCACGAAAAGGCGGCACCGGCGGACAGGGCAACCTGAACTTTTCGATCATCAAGGCCAGCGGGGAAACGTATACCCAAGCCCGGGATGATCTGAATCGCAAAAGCAGCAGGCCGGTTTATCTGGGCGCCTTAAAGGTGCTGATTTTTACCGACAGACTGGCATTCCAGGATGTGGAGGAATATCTGAACCGGAGCCGGACCCAGCGCAACACCAGAAAATCCCTCAAAATCATCACCTCCGCCGACGAGCCGGAGGATTTGCTGAAGGCCGAGCTGGACAACGCGTCCTCGGTGGGGCTGGCCATTGATAACATACAGGACAACCTGATGAAGGAGGGCTCCTCATTTTTTGTGGATATCGGCGATCTGTTGGAGGCGCTGGCGGTAAAAAAGGTGGGGTTTTTGATCCCCGCCATGGGCGTCGTGGACTCCCATATCACGCTGACCGGATATACGGTTTTTGAAAACGGCAAAAAGGTTGGCTTTATCCCACAGGACCAACGGCGTGGCGTGGTGTTTTTCCTCAATCCCCACGGCAGTTTTCATTACGAAGTCATTTTGAATTCGAACCGGTATGAGCTGGATGTTACGCTTAACAACAAAAAAATCACCACGACGTATGCCGATGAAGAGCTCATGATCCAAATTCAAATGGGGTTTAAGGCCGTGCTGAACTATGCGTCCACGGCGCAGCCGGCCACTATAGGGGACCGGGAGGCCTTGCAGCGCCTTCTTGAGGAGGCGGTCCTGCAGGATATCGTACAGGCCCTGGATACCTCACAAAAGGAATACGCCTTGGATTATCTGGGGATTTACCGGTATTTTCGGGCCCAGCATAACAGTACCTTCAAAACTATCGATTGGAAGCAGGCCTATAGTGACGCGGCGTCGGAGGTCACGACCGAGGTCACACTCGTCCGGAGCGAGCTTCCCCAGGAGCCATAA
- a CDS encoding GerAB/ArcD/ProY family transporter, whose translation MTNSVTNRQLFFIIIISTVGLSAVVMPKIMSEAAGTGAWLSLLIAAVFFVADVLLIIHLGCLYRGKALAEYSELLVGKAVSRIFCGIYLIYFFIFLAFFVRSAADIIQAEILYKTPIWATMLLIMSVSLYAASKGLTNLGRILEYLGLIVLITGFILQIIAFTQGNPLNNLPLIDPAEISRYIRAVPSAIFVFLGFEVITVIPLSRRNGSQALLTAGIAVLVACTFFIVQLEGCYSILSIDDIVNYDYPVLTAIRRLDIAALQFAKRLDLFFIMGWLTSIFCTTSLIMFASAAYAKKLIPKLTGITPMFAIGGAAYATGLLIPNAEDVLLVFNRFTTYTGLLPAFVIPFVLWVAHLLRSRGST comes from the coding sequence TTGACAAACAGTGTAACAAACAGACAGTTGTTTTTTATTATCATCATTTCCACAGTTGGCCTGAGCGCGGTGGTCATGCCGAAAATCATGAGCGAGGCCGCCGGAACAGGGGCGTGGCTGAGCCTGCTCATCGCTGCCGTCTTTTTCGTGGCCGACGTTCTGCTGATCATCCACTTGGGCTGCCTCTACCGCGGGAAAGCGCTGGCGGAATACAGCGAGCTGCTGGTGGGGAAAGCCGTATCCCGTATTTTCTGCGGTATCTATCTTATCTACTTTTTTATTTTTCTCGCCTTTTTCGTCCGGTCCGCGGCTGATATCATCCAGGCGGAGATTTTATATAAAACGCCCATTTGGGCCACGATGCTGCTGATTATGAGCGTCTCCCTATACGCCGCGTCAAAAGGGCTTACCAATTTGGGCAGGATTCTTGAATACCTGGGCCTGATCGTGCTGATAACGGGCTTTATTTTGCAGATTATTGCCTTTACCCAGGGAAACCCGCTGAATAACCTGCCCCTGATCGACCCGGCGGAGATAAGCCGCTATATCCGGGCGGTTCCGTCTGCTATCTTTGTTTTTTTGGGCTTCGAGGTCATCACTGTCATCCCCCTTTCCAGACGCAACGGTTCCCAAGCGCTGCTCACGGCGGGGATTGCAGTTCTGGTCGCCTGCACGTTTTTTATTGTTCAGTTGGAAGGCTGCTATTCTATTCTAAGCATCGATGATATCGTCAATTACGATTATCCGGTTCTGACCGCGATTCGCAGGCTGGACATCGCCGCCCTGCAATTTGCTAAGCGGCTGGATCTGTTTTTCATCATGGGGTGGCTCACCTCCATCTTTTGCACCACTTCCCTGATCATGTTTGCGTCGGCGGCCTATGCGAAAAAGCTGATTCCCAAGCTGACCGGGATTACGCCGATGTTCGCCATCGGCGGGGCGGCTTATGCTACAGGCCTGCTGATTCCCAACGCAGAGGATGTGCTGCTGGTGTTCAATCGCTTCACGACGTATACCGGGCTGCTGCCGGCCTTTGTCATCCCCTTTGTCTTGTGGGTTGCCCATCTGCTCCGGTCCCGTGGCAGTACGTAA
- a CDS encoding DUF3102 domain-containing protein has translation MIDELTTGRTPVVIASEINTMKRQMEKILLVHAIEIGRRLKEVRAMIPYGEWGDWLKVSVNYSQRTAQRLMALFDAYGEYLSLPPAGESSQNRTLPNLTFVQALTLLELPEEERAEFLMEMDVEGMSTRQLKQAVEQRQEARREADQAVTERDQARQESTALRDDLDKEKNKNARLAAERDSLKAEIHGLERVKGELEQEIENKKASYDKLKERSGYKAIKKMEASLDEAYGKAEANKIAFLYDSFFKTFKELAYGMTKFAGKNPELHAIYKEKIQDFLHNALREKL, from the coding sequence ATGATCGATGAATTGACGACCGGCCGGACCCCCGTTGTGATTGCCTCAGAGATCAATACCATGAAGCGGCAGATGGAGAAAATCCTCCTTGTTCATGCCATCGAAATCGGGCGCAGGCTCAAAGAGGTCAGAGCCATGATTCCCTATGGGGAATGGGGGGATTGGCTGAAAGTATCCGTCAACTACTCCCAAAGAACCGCCCAGCGTCTTATGGCCCTTTTTGACGCTTATGGTGAATATCTTTCCTTGCCCCCAGCCGGGGAATCTTCTCAGAACCGGACGCTGCCCAACCTGACCTTTGTTCAGGCCTTGACTCTCTTGGAGCTTCCCGAGGAAGAGCGGGCTGAGTTCCTGATGGAGATGGATGTGGAAGGCATGAGTACCCGGCAGCTGAAACAGGCCGTTGAGCAGCGGCAAGAGGCCCGGCGGGAAGCAGATCAAGCCGTGACCGAGCGGGATCAGGCCAGGCAGGAGAGCACAGCTCTTCGTGATGATCTGGACAAGGAAAAGAATAAAAATGCCCGGTTGGCCGCAGAACGGGACAGCCTGAAAGCCGAAATCCATGGTTTGGAGAGGGTAAAGGGAGAGCTGGAGCAGGAGATCGAGAATAAGAAGGCTTCCTATGACAAGCTGAAAGAGCGCTCAGGTTATAAAGCTATCAAAAAGATGGAGGCATCCCTGGATGAAGCCTATGGCAAGGCTGAGGCCAATAAGATCGCCTTCTTATATGACAGCTTCTTCAAGACCTTTAAGGAATTGGCCTATGGAATGACCAAGTTTGCCGGCAAAAACCCGGAGCTCCATGCCATATACAAGGAGAAGATCCAGGATTTCCTCCACAATGCCTTGCGGGAGAAGCTGTGA